The following nucleotide sequence is from Pedobacter sp. PACM 27299.
TGGAATCAGTTCCACCAGTTTTTTATGGTATTTTGACTCATTTTGCAAATAGGCAGGAATAAACTCTTCTAATAAACCACCCATTACTTTATAGCCGGCCACCTCTATCTGAACTACCGAGGTGTAATTGTAAATCTTTTTATAGGAAACCCTTTCAATTTCTTTCATTACAGAAAGAAAGGGCTGTTCTATTGCATCCATCAGGCTCTGGTTGAAATCTCCATTCAATATTACGTCCTGCTGTTCGTAAAACACATTTGAGCATAAGCCAATCAGTGTGCTGATCGATTTTGCACGCATCAGGGTAATTTTAGCATCGTCATCTTCGATGGTTGCTAAACGTGCGGGTAAATTAGGGTCGTTACATAATGGGATTAACAAGGTCTCTACTTCTGCATAGGAAAGAATTTTGAGGCGATGGGCATCTTCCAGATCGATGATATTGTAGCAAATATCGTCGGCGGCCTCTACCAGGTATACTAACGGATGACGTTTGTAGACCATTGGTTCGTCCTGCACTTTCATCAGTTCCATTTCTTCTGCAATCTTTTCAAAGCCGCTTTGTTCTGATTGAAAGAAACCATATTTTTTGGTGTAGATATTTTCTTTGTTGTGTCCTGCAAGTGAGGCACAAGGATATTTAGCGATTGCCGCTAATGTCGCGTAAGTCAGCGCAAAGCCTCCGGTACCTTTTCCGGCAAATTGGTGGGTTAAGATTCTTAATGCATTGGCATTTCCTTCAAAGTTAATCAGGTCTTCCCATTCGGCTTCGCTGACTTGCTCCTGGTATACTTTTCCATCACCATTGGTGAAATAATGGGAGATTGCCGCTTCTCCGGAATGACCGAAAGCAGGGTTTCCTAAATCATGGGCGAGGCAGGCGGAGGCGATGATATTGCCAATTTCGCACAGCAATGGACAGGTTTCATCTACATCAGATTCCTGAGCTTTGAATTTATTATAGAATATAGTACCTAAAGAGCGGCCCACACTGGCTACTTCTAAACTATGCGTTAGTCTGTTGTGAACAAATACGCTCCCGGGAAGTGGGAATACCTGGGTTTTGTTTTGCAATCTGCGAAAAGGAGAAGAGAAGATGATCCGGTCGTAATCTCTTTGAAATTCTGACCTGGCTTCCTTTTGATTTCCTGCAAATCTATCTTCATTTCCCCAGCGTTTTGCCGACAATAATTTTTCCCAATTCATATAATGGATTAAATTGTTAATTCCTGGTTATCTTAAACTTGATACAAAGGTAAAGGAATAATCGCCTGATTAATGGCTATATTTACGGTTAATTTCGTTTCTTAATGACACATAAAACAACCCTGATTTTAGCATTATTGCTTACCGTTACCCTTTCTTGTAAGACAAAAAAGACGATTGTAACTACCCCAGCTCCTGTAGCAGAAAGTACAGACAAAGCGTTGGATAAAATGAAAAAAGATCTTCCTGAGGATCAGATTGAACGCACAGATGAGGGCTTAAAATTCACCTTCAGCTCTGAAGTCTTGTTTCCTACCAACTCTTCTTATTTAAGTGAAGCGGCAAAAAAGAGAATTTTGGCAGTAGCCAATGTCATCAAAGATGAGCAGGCGACTAACATTCTGGTTGCAGGACATTCTGATAAAACGGGAACGGCAACTTATAACCAATGGTTATCAGAAAAGCGTGCTGTATCTGTAAAAAATTTCCTGGTGAGTCAGGGGATTCCGGCAAACCGGATTAAAACTGCTGGTCTTGGTGACACCAAACCTATTGGCGACAATAAAACTAAAGAAGGAAGATTGCAGAACCGAAGGGTAGAAATCGTCCTGTTAAAATCATAAGATCCATTCTGATCATTTCTTATTTGCAGCGGGGGATTCTCTCCCGCTGTTCTATTTTCTACTAAATCCTTTTTCTTATTCCCCTGAATACTTTAAGTTTACAGCAATGTACAAGCTTTTTTCAATTTTCAAACGTTTTGTTAAAACATTTGGATTATTGAAAATATGTTTATAGTTTTAAGGTAAGGAACATGAGTAAAAAAGAACTGGTAAAACAAAAGATCGGAAGATCAGCCATGCAATGCTTTGCAAAATTCGGATTAGACAAGACTACACTTGATGATATCGCACAGGCAGTTGGGCTTAATAAAGCGTCGTTATATTATTATTACAAGAATAAAGAGGACATATTTATTGAGGTAGCGCTCAAAGAAGGAGAGGATTTTATCAACTCTTTGCAGGAAACCACCTTGCTTAAGGAAGGGATAGAAAACCGGATTGCTTTTTATCTGGAATCGAGGTTTAACTATTATAAGAACGTCTTGAACATGAACCGTGTATCTGTAGATACGCTGAACAAGATACTGCCTCGTTTTTTTGAGTTATACAATGCCCTGATGAAAAGGGAAAAAGTATTTGTCACCCAATTATTAGGAAAAGCAGTGGAAGATGGAGAGGTGTACATGACAGATTTGGAAAACACAGCTTCAGTATTGATCAATCTGACCGATGCTTTGAAACACAGTGTGGAGCAGCAGGCGATTTTAAAAGGGGAGACGGAAATTGACTATACGCAGAGTCTTCAGGACATTAAGTTTCTGGTTTCACTGATATTTAAAGGAATAAAAAAATAGAAGACCTATAAGCACAGGTACATCAAGATTAGCGCTGATCAAGATTGGAGATTCTATTTGAGTAAAATGCTGCTTGCAGCCATTATGTTGATTTTTTAATACAACCTAAACCAAACCAAATATGAACAAGATCATGTTACTCAGCCTGATGCTTTACTTCTGTATGCCCGATTCCGTCAGGGCACAAGACCTGATCAAGGGCAGCATTAAAAACAATGTAACAAAGGAAGCTGCGTATGCGGTTTCCGTACGCATCAAAAACGGCACTGAAGGTACTTACACTGACGACCGTGGAAGGTTTCAATTGAAAACTTCAAAAAAGCTCCCCCTTACTTTACTCATTTCTTCCATCGGTTTTGAGCCTAAAGAAGTTACTGTTCAAAGTTTCTCTGAAAACCTGGAGATTGGGTTAGAACCGGCTTCTATGCTAGGACAGGAGGTCGTGGTTTCTGCCAGCAGAACCGTACAAAAGAAGCTGGCCTCTCCCGTCACGATTGAGCAAATTAGTACTAAAGACATCGTCAATTCCCCGCAGCTGAATTATATGGACATGATACAGGGACTAAAAGGGGTTGATGTTACTGTTTCCAGTATCGGTTTTACCAGTATTTCGACCAGGGGGTTTAATACCAGCGGTAACACGAATTTCACGCAGATTGTGGATGGAATGGACAATCAGGCTCCAGGTCTGAATTTCCCCTTAGGTTCAGCCATTAGCTTAACACAATTAGATGTAGACAATATAGAGGTACTTTCCGGGGCTTCCTCCGCCCTTTATGGCTCCAGAGGATTGAATGGCACCATGGTAATGACCGGTAAAAACCCATTTAAGTATCAGGGTTTAAGTGTACTGGTTACGCAGGGTGTAAACCATCTGAACAGTAAAAACAACAATGACCCTGTTCCTGCCGCTCCCTATTACGATTGGACGATTCGCTATGCGAAGAAAGTAAATGAAAAATTTGCTTTTAAGGTGAATGCACAATATACACAGGCAAAAGACTGGGTAGCCAATAATATGGACAATAAAAATGGGCCTGGTGATGCACTGACTGATCCGAATTACAATGGGGTAAACATGTATGGCAGTGCTACCAACACCAATATCAATCCATTTCTTGAAGCCGCATTAGCCGGCAATCCTGATCTCGCACCATTAATTGAGCCCTTATTGAGCAAACAAAATTATGTGGCTAGAACCGGCTATCCAGAATATGGCTTTCTAGACAATAAGGCAAAGCTTTTTAAAGCCAATGCAGAGTTGAGGTACAAGTTTAACCCAAAAATAGAAGGTATTTTATCCGGTACTTATGGCACAGGAAACATCGTGTACACGAATGACACCCGGTATCAATTGAAAGGTTTTAAAGTAGGTCAGTATCGGGCAGAAGTTAAGAGCGACAATTGGTTTGTACGTGCGTATATGACTTCGGAAAACTCGGGTAAGACCGTCATTGCTGGTCCTACCGCGCAATTGATCAATGAAGCCTGGAAAGTAAGTTATGATGGCGGCATGGGTGGTTGGTATCCTGAATATACAGCAGGTTTACTGAATTCACTTGCCGGTGGCGCGTCCTTGATGGATGCCAATCTTGCGGCTCGTGGCTATGCAGATCGTGGACGTCCTGAATTGGGGAGTCAGCGTTTTAATCATCTGAGAGACAGCATCAGCGGCACACCAATTTCTGAAGGAGGCACCTTATTTTTAGACCGCAGTAAACTTTACAATGCAGAAGCACAATATAATTTTGCGGAAGAAATCAAGTTTATG
It contains:
- a CDS encoding deoxyguanosinetriphosphate triphosphohydrolase; its protein translation is MNWEKLLSAKRWGNEDRFAGNQKEARSEFQRDYDRIIFSSPFRRLQNKTQVFPLPGSVFVHNRLTHSLEVASVGRSLGTIFYNKFKAQESDVDETCPLLCEIGNIIASACLAHDLGNPAFGHSGEAAISHYFTNGDGKVYQEQVSEAEWEDLINFEGNANALRILTHQFAGKGTGGFALTYATLAAIAKYPCASLAGHNKENIYTKKYGFFQSEQSGFEKIAEEMELMKVQDEPMVYKRHPLVYLVEAADDICYNIIDLEDAHRLKILSYAEVETLLIPLCNDPNLPARLATIEDDDAKITLMRAKSISTLIGLCSNVFYEQQDVILNGDFNQSLMDAIEQPFLSVMKEIERVSYKKIYNYTSVVQIEVAGYKVMGGLLEEFIPAYLQNESKYHKKLVELIPKQFLTQETDTYTKIQSVLDFISGMTDIYAVELFRKIKGISFPSMS
- a CDS encoding OmpA family protein — its product is MTHKTTLILALLLTVTLSCKTKKTIVTTPAPVAESTDKALDKMKKDLPEDQIERTDEGLKFTFSSEVLFPTNSSYLSEAAKKRILAVANVIKDEQATNILVAGHSDKTGTATYNQWLSEKRAVSVKNFLVSQGIPANRIKTAGLGDTKPIGDNKTKEGRLQNRRVEIVLLKS
- a CDS encoding TetR/AcrR family transcriptional regulator, whose amino-acid sequence is MSKKELVKQKIGRSAMQCFAKFGLDKTTLDDIAQAVGLNKASLYYYYKNKEDIFIEVALKEGEDFINSLQETTLLKEGIENRIAFYLESRFNYYKNVLNMNRVSVDTLNKILPRFFELYNALMKREKVFVTQLLGKAVEDGEVYMTDLENTASVLINLTDALKHSVEQQAILKGETEIDYTQSLQDIKFLVSLIFKGIKK
- a CDS encoding TonB-dependent receptor, which gives rise to MNKIMLLSLMLYFCMPDSVRAQDLIKGSIKNNVTKEAAYAVSVRIKNGTEGTYTDDRGRFQLKTSKKLPLTLLISSIGFEPKEVTVQSFSENLEIGLEPASMLGQEVVVSASRTVQKKLASPVTIEQISTKDIVNSPQLNYMDMIQGLKGVDVTVSSIGFTSISTRGFNTSGNTNFTQIVDGMDNQAPGLNFPLGSAISLTQLDVDNIEVLSGASSALYGSRGLNGTMVMTGKNPFKYQGLSVLVTQGVNHLNSKNNNDPVPAAPYYDWTIRYAKKVNEKFAFKVNAQYTQAKDWVANNMDNKNGPGDALTDPNYNGVNMYGSATNTNINPFLEAALAGNPDLAPLIEPLLSKQNYVARTGYPEYGFLDNKAKLFKANAELRYKFNPKIEGILSGTYGTGNIVYTNDTRYQLKGFKVGQYRAEVKSDNWFVRAYMTSENSGKTVIAGPTAQLINEAWKVSYDGGMGGWYPEYTAGLLNSLAGGASLMDANLAARGYADRGRPELGSQRFNHLRDSISGTPISEGGTLFLDRSKLYNAEAQYNFAEEIKFMSVIAGLNFRLYSLNSKNTLFPDKNKPIHVKEYSAYVQFAKKVLDDKLSLSTSFRFDKNTLFSDPKVTSRASAVFEVAKENFIRFSYQNAYSFPSNIQALQSTLNGMNSYSSGGSSLLLNGTYEFDKYPPYTLESVNKYRETGDANVLERFQYNDIKPQSVNAFELGYAALIGKRVIFDILGYFSTWENFIGYANVANTPGTNDVLAFNDQSTYSIYNIAFNGGQTVNTYGYAASVSVDLGHNFLTKVNYFSDHLKNKNNSQVNNFNTPSYHVNLEFGNSGFGKRQVWSFNTSLRYKPGYLYVVSGGLATGVVPSSAVIDAQVSYKLIKARSGIRLGATNVTNKYYSTGIANPNIGAVYYVTYAYNIF